A genomic window from Cucumis melo cultivar AY chromosome 8, USDA_Cmelo_AY_1.0, whole genome shotgun sequence includes:
- the LOC103484720 gene encoding uncharacterized protein LOC103484720: MLFQETENGANMLQNREMPLHRRSKSFLDMVKDTVEEERLDKSFEASNRMKLDTSYFEESMKTTKKSFPKTNIHSSLKQEILQLEKRLQEQFKVRTTLENALGYRSSSQDNTTDIEVPKPATELIKEIAVLELEVSHLEQYLLSLYRKAFDGQISSTSPSTTDEKLKSPVNSPKAKYIVNCVPDIALKKEDKAVQSGYDSFGNPIREYSGICEDKLLDSSVRRCQSSLSHYSVCSKRISLPEDSLGQAVRPCLSQPMSMMEFAQNASSNLTSLAEYLGTQILDHVPESANRLSEDMVKCISAIYCKLSDPPSTHHGLSSPVSSSSPISAFSPQDQFDMLSPGFKNNPPFDIRLDNPFHVEGLKEFSGPYSTMVEVPWIYRDSQKLIEIEHLLQDFRSLISKLEEVNPRKLNHEEKLAFWINVHNSLMMHAYLAYGIPQNNMKKVFVLLKAAYNIGGQTISVDTIQSSILGCRVPRPGQWLSLLIPSKSKLKSGDKRLAYKIHQSEPLLHFALCTGCHSDPAVRVYTPKGVLQELETAKEEYIRATFGIRKDKKVVLPKIVESFAKESRLCTAGTMEMIQKSLPESLRRSVSKCQNGKSRKNIEWISHNFTFRYLISREMVK, translated from the exons ATGCTGTTTCAAGAGACTGAAAACGGTGCAAACATGTTGCAAAACAGAGAAATGCCACTGCACAGGCGTTCTAAGAG TTTTCTAGACATGGTCAAGGATACTGTTGAGGAAGAACGCTTGGATAAGTCCTTTGAAGCTTCAAATCGTATGAAACTG GACACGAGCTACTTTGAGGAATCCATGAAGACGACGAAGAAAAGCTTCCCAAAAACAAACATACACTCTTCTCTTAAACAAGAG ATTCTTCAGCTTGAAAAGAGATTGCAAGAACAGTTCAAAGTTCGCACAACGCTCGAAAATGCATTAGGATATAGATCCTCTTCTCAAGACAATACGACCGACATTGAAGTACCCAAG CCAGCCACTGAGTTGATCAAAGAGATCGCAGTGTTGGAACTGGAAGTTTCACATTTAGAACAATATCTTCTCTCTTTGTATCGAAAAGCATTTGATGGACAAATATCCTCCACGTCTCCATCCACCACCGACGAAAAACTGAAATCACCTGTGAACTCCCCAAAAGCCAAATATATTGTGAATTGTGTACCTGACATTGCATTGAAAAAGGAAGACAAAGCTGTTCAGTCTGGCTACGATTCTTTTGGAAATCCTATAAGGGAATATAGCGGAATTTGTGAAGACAAGCTGTTGGACTCAAGTGTTCGCCGTTGTCAGTCATCACTATCTCATTATTCAGTTTGTTCAAAGAGAATTTCTCTTCCTGAGGATTCTTTGGGCCAAGCTGTACGGCCTTGTCTATCTCAACCAATGTCCATGATGGAG TTTGCTCAGAATGCTTCATCCAATTTAACCAGTCTAGCAGAGTACCTTGGTACTCAAATACTGGACCATGTTCCTGAGAGTGCCAATCGTCTTTCTGAAGATATGGTGAAGTGCATATCAGCCATATACTGCAAACTTTCAGATCCTCCTTCAACACATCATGGTCTTTCCTCTCCAGTTTCATCGTCGTCACCAATCAGCGCGTTCTCTCCACAAGATCAGTTCGACATGTTGAGCCCCGGGTTCAAGAACAATCCACCTTTTGATATACGGTTGGATAATCCTTTTCATGTGGAAGGTCTTAAAGAGTTCAGTGGCCCGTACAGCACAATGGTTGAAGTGCCATGGATTTATAGGGACAGTCAGAAATTGATCGAAATCGAACACTTGTTACAAGATTTCAG GTCACTTATATCCAAGTTAGAGGAAGTCAATCCGAGGAAGTTGAATCATGAGGAAAAGCTAGCATTCTGGATCAACGTACACAATTCCCTGATGATGCAT GCATACTTGGCTTATGGTATACCACAAAACAATATGAAAAAGGTGTTTGTTCTCTTGAAG GCTGCATATAACATAGGAGGTCAAACAATCAGTGTCGACACCATACAAAGTTCAATACTTGGCTGCCGAGTGCCTCGGCCTGGACAG TGGCTCTCTCTTCTTATTCCCTCAAAGTCGAAACTAAAAAGCGGAGATAAACGACTAGCCTACAAAATCCACCAGTCAGAACCCCTTTTACATTTTGCACTTTGTACAGGCTGCCATTCGGATCCTGCG GTTCGTGTATACACTCCCAAAGGAGTTCTGCAGGAGCTAGAGACAGCAAAAGAAGAATACATTCGAGCCACATTCGGGATACGCAAAGACAAAAAAGTTGTTTTACCGAAGATTGTCGAGTCATTTGCAAAAGAATCAAGATTGTGCACAGCTGGTACGATGGAAATGATCCAAAAGTCTTTACCTGAATCTCTAAGAAGAAGTGTTTCAAAATGTCAAAATGGGAAGTCCCGTAAGAACATCGAGTGGATATCGCACAACTTCACTTTTCGGTATTTAATATCTAGGGAAATGGTGAAGTGA
- the LOC103484721 gene encoding uncharacterized protein LOC103484721: MGICSSSESAAVATAKLILHDGSLQEFSYPVKVSYVLQKNPSCFICNSDEMDFDDALSAINDDEELQIGQLYFALPLNRLRQPLQAEEMAALAVKANSALMKCSGGDKCGHRRRSVSPVVFTVEELKTRKRVAAGRGGAGGRKKFAANLMAIPE, encoded by the coding sequence ATGGGTATTTGCAGTTCTTCGGAATCTGCCGCCGTTGCCACCGCTAAATTGATCCTTCACGACGGAAGTCTGCAGGAATTTTCGTATCCGGTTAAAGTTTCGTACGTTCTTCAAAAGAATCCGTCGTGCTTCATATGCAACTCCGACGAAATGGATTTCGACGATGCTTTGTCAGCTATTAATGACGACGAGGAGCTTCAGATCGGACAGCTTTATTTTGCGCTGCCATTGAATAGGCTGAGGCAGCCGCTTCAGGCTGAAGAAATGGCGGCATTGGCTGTCAAGGCCAACTCTGCGCTAATGAAATGTAGCGGCGGAGATAAATGTGGCCACCGACGGAGATCGGTGTCTCCTGTTGTTTTCACGGTTGAGGAACTCAAGACTCGTAAACGAGTGGCGGCCGGCCGTGGTGGCGCCGGTGGAAGAAAAAAGTTCGCGGCGAACTTGATGGCGATTCCCGAGTGA
- the LOC103484722 gene encoding CASP-like protein ARALYDRAFT_485429, giving the protein MEELPGALGTSASLALRLGQAIFASASLFFMCLEIEFYSYTAFCYLVTVMGLMVPWSLTLAVVDGYSVFVRHLPPQTRVTSIIVTGDWVLSFLSLGAACSTASVADILLEAGISYCSAKLCSRYRLSAGMAFLSWFLSLVSSLFNLWLLPSL; this is encoded by the exons atggaagagttgccgGGGGCATTGGGCACAAGCGCAAGCTTGGCCCTTCGTCTTGGTCAGGCGATCTTTGCCTCGGCTTCTCTCTTCTTTATGTGTCTGGAAATTGAGTTCTATAGCTATACAGCTTTCTG CTATCTGGTGACAGTCATGGGATTGATGGTTCCTTGGAGTCTGACATTGGCAGTAGTAGATGGATATTCTGTTTTTGTTAGGCATTTACCTCCTCAAACAAGAGTAACGTCTATCATCGTCACCGGAGATTGG GTTCTATCATTTCTCTCTTTGGGCGCTGCTTGCTCGACAGCCAGTGTCGCTGATATATTGCTCGAAGCTGGGATCTCGTATTGTTCAGCAAAGCTTTGCAGTAGATATCGGCTTTCTGCTGGAATGGCATTCTTGTCATGGTTTCTTTCTTTggtttcttccctcttcaaTCTATGGCTTCTTCCTTCTTTGTAG
- the LOC103484723 gene encoding oxygen-evolving enhancer protein 1, chloroplastic, protein MAASVHATAATLMQPSKLASRTTTSQLRSSQSLSKAFGLESAGARLTCSLHSDLKDVSRKFADAAKIAGFALATSALVVSGAGAEGVPKRLTFDEIQSKTYLEVKGTGTANQCPTIEGGVDSFAFKAGKYQAKKFCLEPTSFTVKAEGVSKNSPPEFQNTKLMTRLTYTLDEIEGPFEVGADGSIKFEEKDGIDYAAVTVQLPGGERVPFLFTIKQLVASGKPESFGGDFLVPSYRGSSFLDPKGRGGSTGYDNAVALPAGGRGDEEELAKENNKNASSSTGKITLSVTKSKPETGEVIGVFESIQPSDTDLGAKAPKDVKIQGVWYAQLES, encoded by the exons ATGGCGGCTTCAGTACACGCCACCGCGGCTACGCTTATGCAACCCTCCAAGTTGGCCTCAAGGACTACCACCTCTCAACTCAGATCTTCTCAATCCCTTTCTAAAGCTTTTGGCCTTGAATCTGCCGGAGCTAGACTCACCTGCTCTCTTCACTCCGATCTCAAAGACGTGTCTCGAAAGTTTGCCGATGCTGCTAAGATTGCCGGCTTCGCTCTTGCCACTTCCGCTCTTGTCGTTTCG GGAGCTGGTGCTGAAGGAGTACCAAAGAGACTCACCTTTGATGAAATTCAGAGCAAGACATACCTTGAAGTTAAGGGAACTGGAACAGCTAACCAATGCCCAACCATTGAGGGAGGAGTTGATTCATTTGCCTTCAAGGCAGGCAAATATCAAGCCAAGAAATTCTGTCTTGAGCCAACTTCTTTCACTGTCAAGGCTGAAGGAGTGAGCAAGAACTCCCCACCAGAATTCCAAAACACCAAGCTCATGACTCGTCTAACTTACACACTAGACGAGATTGAAGGACCCTTTGAAGTTGGTGCTGATGGTTCAATCAAGTTTGAGGAGAAAGATGGAATTGACTATGCTGCTGTCACTGTCCAGTTGCCGGGAGGTGAGCGTGTCCCATTCCTCTTCACCATCAAACAATTGGTGGCTTCTGGAAAACCAGAGAGCTTTGGAGGAGACTTTTTAGTCCCATCTTACCGTGGCTCGTCTTTCTTGGACCCAAAGGGAAGAGGAGGTTCAACTGGATATGATAATGCTGTTGCATTGCCTGCTGGAGGGAGAGGCGATGAAGAAGAACTTGCTAAAGAAAACAACAAGAATGCTTCATCTTCAACAGGGAAAATCACTTTGAGTGTGACCAAGAGCAAGCCTGAGACTGGTGAAGTTATTGGTGTGTTTGAGAGTATTCAGCCTTCTGATACTGATTTGGGAGCAAAAGCTCCAAAGGATGTGAAGATCCAGGGTGTTTGGTATGCTCAGCTTGAGTCTTAG
- the LOC103484724 gene encoding cold-regulated 413 plasma membrane protein 2-like, with the protein MGRMAYLALNSDPLMEELINSDIHELKIAATRLIEHATKLGGKGLGTSFFKWLASFAAIYLLILDRTNWRTNMLTSLLVPYIFFSLPQGIFNLLRGDVGKWIAFVAVVLRLFFPRHFPDWLEIPGSLILLLVATPGFFAHTLRDHWAGVLICLIIGCYLLQEHIRASGGFRNSFTQTHGISNTIGIVLLLVFPVWAMVARFF; encoded by the exons ATGGGGAGGATGGCGTATTTGGCTCTCAATAGTGATCCTCTAATGGAGGAGTTGATTAATTCTGATATCCATGAGCTTAAAATTGCAGCCACTAGGCTTATTGAACATGCCACCAAGCTCGGTGGAAAGGGTCTTGGCACTTCCTTTTTCAAATGGCTCGCTTCCTTTGCTGCCAT TTACTTGTTGATTTTGGATCGTACGAACTGGAGAACAAATATGCTTACTTCACTTCTTGTCCCTTACATTTTCTTCAGTCTTCCTCAAGGGATTTTTAACTTATTGAG AGGGGATGTTGGGAAATGGATTGCTTTCGTTGCAGTGGTATTGAGGCTCTTCTTTCCGCGACATTTCCCAG ATTGGTTGGAGATTCCAGGGTCATTGATTCTGCTTCTAGTGGCAACACCAGGGTTCTTTGCACATACCTTGAGAGACCACTGGGCTGGGGTACTGATATGTTTGATAATTGGATGTTACCTTCTCCAAGAGCACATTCGTGCATCTGGTGGCTTCAGAAACTCTTTTACTCAAACTCATGGAATTTCCAATACCATTGGAATCGTCCTCCTCCTTGTGTTCCCTGTTTGGGCCATGGTTGCTCGTTTCTTCTAG
- the LOC103484726 gene encoding BTB/POZ domain-containing protein At5g66560 codes for MATEIQAVPAENPSSKRQAWFCTTGLPSDIVIEVEDMAFHLHKFPLMSKSRKLHNLITEQEANCFTPTRQSQNKTAKAEPQEEEEDEEEEDEGEEDHCHIVLSDFPGGSDIFEMASKFCYGVKIDLNSSNVAPLRCAGEFLEMTEEYNVENLISKTEKYLSQTVLKSIKESIKTLKSCEPVMPLAETLSITQRCIDSIASKAPSADPTLFGWPVSDGANSAQDQSKQMLWNGIETGGRKKSGGRGSKGGSWFEDLAQLSLPLFKRLIFSMRDQNVSSEIIESCLMNYAKKYIPGISRSNRKPSLPSTSSSSMPTETDQKELLETIISNLPLEKSSKTPTATRFLFGLLRTANILNASEVCKAALEKKIGSQLEQATLDDLLIPSYSYLNETLYDVDCAERILSYFLEGLEEKNAEVAEVNQAVVEDDGARSPALMLVGKLIDGYLAEIASDANLKAERFYNLAISLPEQARLFDDGVYRAVDVYLKAHPWISEAEREKICGVMDCQKLTLEACTHAAQNDRLPLRAVVQVLFFEQLQLRHAIAGTLMAAETVPADTGRFSGVSRRETEEVERGMGEQEEEEEEEEIPAGALVHENGTWRETVRENQMLRLDMDSMRTRVHQLERECSTMKKVLEKIDKAGAPQGNGGRWRASLIRRLGCKFKTQVCDSHESAVLDGRRGRNQNHNHQQP; via the exons ATGGCTACTGAAATACAAGCAGTACCTGCAGAGAACCCCAGCTCCAAAAGGCAAGCTTG GTTCTGCACCACCGGTTTACCGAGCGACATTGTCATCGAAGTGGAGGATATGGCTTTCCATCTCCATAAG TTTCCTCTAATGTCAAAGAGCCGGAAACTTCACAATTTGATAACCGAGCAAGAAGCCAATTGCTTTACTCCTACCAGACAGAGTCAAAATAAAACTGCCAAAGCAGAGCCacaggaagaagaagaagacgaagaagaagaagatgaaggtgAGGAAGATCACTGCCATATAGTGCTCTCTGATTTCCCCGGCGGTTCTGATATTTTCGAAATGGCATCGAAATTCTGCTACGGCGTGAAGATCGACCTCAACTCTTCCAATGTCGCTCCTCTCCGCTGCGCCGGAGAGTTTCTGGAAATGACGGAAGAGTACAACGTAGAAAACCTGATCTCAAAAACTGAAAAATATCTCTCCCAAACTGTACTCAAAAGCATCAAAGAGTCAATTAAAACGCTGAAATCCTGTGAGCCTGTGATGCCTCTAGCCGAGACCTTAAGCATTACGCAGAGATGTATCGATTCGATCGCTTCGAAAGCGCCATCCGCCGATCCAACTTTGTTCGGATGGCCAGTCAGTGACGGAGCCAATAGCGCTCAAGATCAATCGAAGCAGATGCTTTGGAACGGAATTGAAACTGGAGGGCGAAAGAAGAGCGGTGGTAGAGGAAGCAAGGGAGGGTCATGGTTTGAGGATCTCGCCCAGCTCAGTCTGCCTCTGTTTAAGCGGTTAATTTTCTCCATGAGAGATCAAAATGTGAGTTCGGAGATTATTGAGAGCTGTTTAATGAACTACGCTAAGAAATATATTCCAGGTATATCCAGGTCCAACCGGAAGCCATCGTTGCCATCTACCTCTTCCTCTAGTATGCCTACGGAGACTGATCAAAAGGAGTTGTTAGAGACCATAATCAGTAATCTTCCATTGGAGAAAAGCTCAAAAACTCCAACCGCAACAAGGTTCCTCTTCGGACTACTGCGGACGGCCAATATATTGAACGCTTCGGAGGTTTGCAAAGCTGCTTTAGAGAAGAAAATAGGATCGCAACTCGAACAAGCAACACTGGACGATCTTCTAATTCCGAGCTATTCGTATCTGAACGAGACCTTATATGACGTTGATTGTGCAGAGAGGATTTTATCTTACTTTTTAGAGGGACTCGAAGAGAAAAATGCAGAGGTAGCTGAAGTTAATCAAGCTGTAGTCGAGGATGATGGTGCCAGATCACCAGCGTTAATGCTTGTCGGTAAATTGATAGATGGATATCTCGCGGAGATCGCCTCAGACGCCAATCTGAAGGCTGAAAGGTTCTACAACCTCGCAATTTCTCTCCCTGAACAGGCTAGACTCTTCGATGACGGTGTTTACCGAGCCGTCGATGTGTACCTCAAG GCTCATCCATGGATCTCCGAAGCAGAACGCGAGAAGATATGTGGAGTAATGGACTGCCAAAAGCTGACATTAGAGGCATGCACACACGCTGCTCAGAACGACCGTCTTCCACTCCGAGCAGTAGTGCAGGTGTTGTTCTTTGAACAGCTGCAGCTCCGTCACGCCATCGCTGGAACACTCATGGCTGCGGAGACAGTACCGGCGGATACCGGAAGATTCTCGGGCGTATCCCGTCGTGAAACGGAGGAGGTGGAACGGGGAATGGGAGagcaggaggaggaggaggaggaggaggaaatTCCGGCGGGGGCATTAGTGCACGAGAATGGCACGTGGAGAGAGACGGTGAGGGAGAATCAGATGCTTCGCTTAGATATGGATAGTATGAGGACGCGGGTGCATCAGCTTGAAAGAGAGTGCTCAACGATGAAGAAAGTGCTCGAGAAGATCGACAAGGCCGGGGCCCCGCAAGGCAATGGAGGAAGATGGCGAGCGTCGTTGATCAGACGGTTGGGATGTAAGTTCAAAACCCAGGTATGTGATTCGCATGAATCAGCGGTCCTGGATGGCCGAAGAGGACGAAACCAAAACCACAATCATCAGCAACCATAG